ATGATCGGACCAGAGGCAAAGAAGAAAATCCAGCAAGTTTCGCTCTCTAATGACACGATCCGCCGACGGATTAATGACATGGCCGCTGATGTGTGCCGTCAAGTTTGCTGTGAAATCAAGCAAAGCAAGCTCCAGGCTAGCCTTCAACTTGATGAGTCTACCGACACCGCTCTGGAGAGCCAGTTGATCGCCTTCGCTCGCTACgagaaagaaggaaagatgaaGGAAGAGTTCTTATTCTGCAATACCCTGCCAACCACAACGACAGCAAAAGATGTCAAAGCCATCGTGGACTCTTTTTTTGAAGTGAATGGACTCAGCTGGCAGAATTTCAAGCACATTTGTACTGATGGTGCCCCAGCGATGATTGGCGTTAAAGGAGGGTTCGTCACGCTTGCGAAGAATGAATGGCCCCACGTGACGTCTTCCCACTGTTCACTACACCGATATGCTCTTGCGTCAAAAACTCTACCGCCGCGTTTGTTGGAAGTCATGGACGTTGCGGTCAAAGTGATCAACTTCATTCGTGCGAAGGCCAAAAATCATCGGCTTTTCCAACTTCTGGCCAACGAAATGGGAGCGCAACATGTGGGACTTCTGTTTTACACCAAAGTTCGTTGGCTATCGAGGGGGAAATGCCTCTCTCGGTTGTATGAACTCCGGTTGGAGACAGAAATTTTCCTGCGAGAGAACGAAAACAACCCCCATGTCCACTTCGACAATGAAGAGTTCGTCATGATGCTCGCCTACCTGGCCGATATATTCAGCCGACTCAACGAAATGAACCAGTCTTTGCAAGGCCATGATGTGACAGTCAGTGACGTTCAAGACAAGCTTGCCGGACTGTCTGCTCGAATGGGAGTCTAGCAGGCACGAATCGAGGCCGGATCCACAGCCTCGTTTCCTTTCTTGGATGAGCATCTGCAGACGCAGAGGATTGAACTTCCCATCGGCATCAAAGATTGCATCATTGGACATCTCGACAT
The DNA window shown above is from Palaemon carinicauda isolate YSFRI2023 chromosome 29, ASM3689809v2, whole genome shotgun sequence and carries:
- the LOC137622742 gene encoding protein FAM200C-like; translation: MAADVCRQVCCEIKQSKLQASLQLDESTDTALESQLIAFARYEKEGKMKEEFLFCNTLPTTTTAKDVKAIVDSFFEVNGLSWQNFKHICTDGAPAMIGVKGGFVTLAKNEWPHVTSSHCSLHRYALASKTLPPRLLEVMDVAVKVINFIRAKAKNHRLFQLLANEMGAQHVGLLFYTKVRWLSRGKCLSRLYELRLETEIFLRENENNPHVHFDNEEFVMMLAYLADIFSRLNEMNQSLQGHDVTVSDVQDKLAGLSARMGV